In Flavobacterium gelatinilyticum, a genomic segment contains:
- a CDS encoding MBL fold metallo-hydrolase, whose product MTYFSRLLLCFLLISFNAFSQKEQKSSFQVVPLGIKGGIDEKNLSAYLLAPSNTKDFICLDAGTVNAGIEKAIENKVFKVPTSEVLRKYIKGYLISHAHLDHVSGLIINSPADSSKTVYATEKCMEMMENHYFNDQTWANFGDKGPGFPLKKYHFQNLNLNEETPLSNTTMTVKAFALSHVNPFESTAFLIKNNDSYALYLGDTGPDSVEKSNKLEALWTAVAPLVQNKQLKGIFIEVSFPNEQPDQFLFGHLTPNHLMKELHTLEDLAGKGSLKNFKIIITHLKPPAKNIIKIKEQLKSQNDLGVQIIYPEQGKKFAL is encoded by the coding sequence ATGACTTATTTCAGCCGGCTTTTACTTTGTTTTTTATTGATTTCTTTTAATGCATTTTCACAAAAAGAACAAAAATCTTCTTTTCAGGTTGTGCCATTAGGAATAAAAGGCGGTATTGACGAAAAAAATCTTTCTGCTTATTTATTAGCACCGTCTAATACAAAGGATTTCATTTGTCTGGATGCAGGAACCGTAAATGCAGGAATTGAAAAAGCGATCGAAAATAAAGTATTCAAAGTGCCTACAAGCGAAGTACTTCGTAAATACATAAAAGGTTACTTAATTTCTCACGCACATCTGGATCATGTTTCGGGTTTGATTATCAACTCTCCTGCTGATTCTTCTAAAACGGTTTATGCTACAGAAAAATGCATGGAAATGATGGAAAACCATTATTTCAACGATCAGACCTGGGCTAATTTTGGCGATAAAGGTCCGGGATTTCCTTTAAAAAAATACCATTTCCAAAATTTGAATTTAAATGAAGAAACACCTCTTTCAAACACCACAATGACGGTGAAAGCTTTTGCTTTAAGTCACGTAAATCCTTTTGAAAGTACTGCCTTCTTAATTAAAAACAATGATTCTTATGCTTTATATTTAGGTGATACAGGACCGGATTCTGTAGAAAAAAGTAATAAGCTGGAAGCTTTATGGACCGCTGTTGCACCATTAGTTCAAAACAAACAATTAAAAGGTATTTTTATCGAAGTTTCTTTTCCAAATGAACAGCCTGACCAATTTTTATTTGGTCATTTAACGCCAAATCATCTAATGAAGGAACTTCATACTCTGGAAGATTTAGCAGGGAAAGGTTCGCTAAAGAATTTCAAAATTATTATTACGCATTTAAAACCGCCTGCTAAAAATATTATCAAAATTAAAGAGCAGTTAAAAAGCCAAAATGATTTAGGCGTACAGATTATTTATCCTGAACAAGGGAAGAAATTTGCGTTGTAA
- a CDS encoding YraN family protein: protein MAQHNELGKKGEELAVEHLQQNGYEILDRNWEYQKAEIDIIAKKENILAVVEVKTRSSLDFGSPQDFVKQKKIRLLIKAVNAYINDREKDFEDDLEIRFDIIAIHKTEEILAIEHLTDAFYHF from the coding sequence ATGGCCCAACACAATGAACTAGGAAAAAAAGGAGAAGAACTTGCTGTAGAACATCTGCAGCAAAACGGATATGAAATTCTGGATCGCAACTGGGAGTATCAAAAAGCAGAAATTGATATTATTGCGAAAAAAGAAAATATCCTGGCGGTTGTAGAAGTAAAGACAAGATCTAGTTTGGATTTTGGTTCTCCGCAGGATTTTGTGAAACAAAAAAAAATCCGTCTGCTCATAAAAGCAGTAAATGCCTACATAAACGATAGGGAAAAGGATTTTGAAGACGATTTAGAAATTCGTTTTGACATAATTGCCATCCATAAAACCGAGGAAATACTTGCTATTGAACATCTTACTGATGCTTTTTATCACTTTTAA
- a CDS encoding 3-hydroxyanthranilate 3,4-dioxygenase, with product MAIAKPFNLTKWIEENRQLLKPPVGNKNLYVDSGDYIVMIVAGPNARKDYHYNETEELFYQLEGSIKVVIQEDGERKEMELNAGDMYLHPAKVPHSPVRSEGSIGLVIERKRAGLGYTDGLLWHCDNCNHKLYEVYFELHNIEKDFLPHFEHFYNSEELRTCDKCGTVMGTDPRFTAKK from the coding sequence ATGGCTATAGCAAAACCTTTCAATCTTACTAAATGGATTGAAGAAAACCGACAATTATTAAAACCGCCTGTTGGGAATAAAAACCTCTATGTAGATTCTGGTGATTATATCGTAATGATTGTTGCCGGACCAAACGCACGGAAGGATTATCATTATAACGAAACCGAAGAACTTTTTTATCAGTTAGAAGGAAGCATTAAAGTAGTAATTCAGGAAGATGGTGAGCGTAAGGAAATGGAATTAAATGCCGGCGATATGTATCTGCATCCTGCAAAAGTACCGCATTCTCCTGTTCGCTCAGAGGGGTCAATTGGGCTGGTGATCGAGCGTAAACGTGCCGGATTAGGTTACACAGACGGATTGCTTTGGCATTGCGACAACTGCAATCATAAGCTTTATGAGGTGTATTTTGAACTTCATAATATCGAGAAAGATTTCCTTCCTCATTTCGAACACTTTTACAATTCAGAAGAATTAAGAACCTGTGATAAATGTGGTACCGTAATGGGAACAGATCCGAGATTTACAGCTAAGAAATAA
- a CDS encoding S66 peptidase family protein, producing MITPPYLQKGDTVALVATARKNIDDNLKPTIDLLKSWGIEAVIGSSIGLDYHQLAGTDEQRAADFQKQLDNPNIKAIWCVRGGYGTVRMLDLLDFTKFKQHPKWVIGFSDVTVLHNHLNTMGYKSIHGVMPVTIPRATPAAISTMKSSLFGEPLSYSVPPHAMNRFGQGTGKLVGGNLSILYSLLGSPSAIDCKDKILFIEDLDEYLYHIDRMMMNLRRNGCIENLKGIMIGGMTKMKDNEIPWGKNALEIIDDVTKKYNIPVIFNFPAGHIQDNRALIMGSTISIDVNASGSTVTFQK from the coding sequence ATGATAACACCGCCTTATTTACAAAAAGGAGATACTGTAGCCCTGGTAGCGACAGCCAGAAAAAACATCGACGACAATTTAAAACCTACAATAGATTTGCTTAAAAGCTGGGGAATTGAGGCTGTAATTGGAAGTTCAATTGGTTTGGATTACCATCAATTGGCCGGAACCGACGAACAGCGCGCCGCCGATTTTCAAAAGCAGTTAGACAATCCCAATATTAAAGCCATCTGGTGTGTCCGTGGTGGTTATGGAACCGTTAGAATGCTGGATCTTTTAGATTTTACCAAATTCAAACAACATCCAAAATGGGTTATTGGTTTTAGTGATGTTACGGTTCTGCACAATCATTTAAATACAATGGGATATAAATCTATTCATGGTGTAATGCCGGTTACGATACCGCGTGCAACTCCTGCGGCGATAAGTACCATGAAATCAAGTTTATTTGGCGAACCACTTTCTTACTCTGTTCCTCCTCATGCTATGAACCGCTTTGGTCAGGGAACAGGCAAATTAGTTGGAGGAAACCTTTCTATATTATACAGTTTATTAGGATCGCCATCTGCAATTGACTGTAAGGATAAAATTTTATTTATCGAAGATTTAGATGAATACCTGTATCATATTGACCGTATGATGATGAATTTACGTCGAAACGGCTGTATCGAAAACCTAAAAGGTATTATGATTGGCGGTATGACCAAAATGAAAGACAATGAAATTCCGTGGGGAAAAAATGCTCTTGAAATCATTGATGATGTTACCAAAAAATACAATATTCCCGTAATTTTTAATTTTCCTGCCGGTCATATCCAGGACAATAGAGCTTTAATTATGGGAAGTACTATTTCAATAGATGTAAACGCATCAGGAAGCACGGTTACTTTTCAGAAATAA
- the amaB gene encoding L-piperidine-6-carboxylate dehydrogenase: protein MTTIASQFGMNEALEQLGIKLVNEGTSTGSENFSSGEILDSFSPVDGKLIASVKTSTLEDYEKVMRSATEAFKTFRLIPAPQRGEIVRQFGEKLRQNKEALGKLVSYEMGKSLQEGYGEVQEMIDICDFAVGLSRQLHGLTMHSERPGHRMYEQYHPLGIVGIISAFNFPVAVWSWNTALAWISGDVCVWKPSEKTPLCGIACQNIIAQVIKENNLPEGISCLVNGDYQIGELLTKDTRIPLISATGSTRMGKIVAQAVAARLGKSLLELGGNNAIIVTPDADIKMTVIGAVFGAVGTAGQRCTSTRRLIIHESIYDKVKDALVTAYKQLRIGNPLDENNHVGPLIDTHAVEMYAVALNRVAAEGGKILVEGGVLSGEGYESGCYVKPAIAEAENSFEIVQHETFAPVLYLIKYSGEVENAIELQNGVAQGLSSAIMTNNLREAERFLSVTGSDCGIANVNIGTSGAEIGGAFGGEKETGGGRESGSDAWKIYMRRQTNTINYTTNLPLAQGIKFDL, encoded by the coding sequence ATGACAACAATAGCATCACAATTTGGCATGAATGAAGCTTTGGAACAACTGGGAATTAAACTGGTTAATGAAGGAACTTCAACTGGAAGTGAAAATTTTTCATCGGGTGAAATTTTAGACAGCTTTTCTCCTGTTGACGGAAAATTGATTGCTTCTGTAAAAACTTCAACACTCGAAGATTATGAAAAAGTAATGCGTTCTGCAACAGAAGCTTTTAAAACTTTTAGATTGATTCCTGCACCGCAGCGAGGTGAAATTGTACGTCAGTTTGGAGAAAAATTGCGTCAGAACAAAGAAGCTCTTGGAAAACTGGTTTCGTATGAAATGGGAAAATCACTGCAGGAAGGATATGGCGAAGTTCAGGAAATGATCGATATCTGTGATTTTGCCGTGGGATTATCTCGTCAGTTACACGGCTTAACAATGCATTCTGAAAGACCGGGACACAGAATGTATGAGCAATATCATCCGCTTGGAATTGTTGGAATTATCTCGGCTTTTAATTTTCCGGTTGCAGTATGGTCATGGAATACAGCTTTAGCCTGGATTTCCGGTGATGTATGCGTTTGGAAACCTTCGGAGAAAACGCCTCTTTGCGGTATTGCCTGTCAGAATATAATTGCTCAGGTTATTAAAGAAAACAATCTTCCGGAAGGAATTTCGTGTTTAGTAAACGGAGATTACCAAATAGGAGAGTTATTGACAAAAGACACTCGTATTCCGTTAATTTCAGCAACAGGATCTACGAGAATGGGTAAAATTGTGGCTCAGGCCGTTGCAGCCCGATTAGGTAAATCGCTGCTTGAATTAGGAGGAAACAATGCGATAATTGTTACTCCGGATGCAGATATTAAAATGACGGTTATAGGAGCGGTTTTTGGAGCCGTTGGAACAGCTGGACAACGTTGTACTTCAACACGAAGATTAATCATTCACGAAAGCATTTATGATAAGGTAAAAGATGCTTTAGTGACAGCTTATAAACAATTGCGAATTGGGAATCCGCTTGATGAGAATAATCACGTTGGCCCGCTTATCGATACACATGCAGTCGAAATGTATGCAGTTGCTTTGAATAGAGTAGCAGCTGAAGGAGGTAAAATTCTGGTTGAAGGGGGTGTTCTTTCAGGCGAAGGTTACGAAAGTGGCTGTTATGTTAAACCGGCTATTGCAGAAGCTGAAAATTCATTTGAAATTGTACAGCACGAAACTTTTGCTCCGGTTTTATATTTAATTAAATATTCCGGAGAGGTTGAGAATGCTATTGAACTTCAAAATGGTGTTGCTCAGGGACTATCTTCTGCAATTATGACAAATAATTTGCGCGAAGCCGAAAGATTTTTATCAGTTACCGGTTCTGACTGTGGTATTGCAAACGTAAACATTGGAACTTCGGGTGCAGAAATTGGAGGTGCTTTTGGAGGTGAAAAAGAAACCGGAGGCGGACGTGAATCTGGTTCTGATGCATGGAAAATCTATATGCGCCGTCAGACCAATACAATCAATTATACAACGAATCTTCCTTTGGCACAAGGAATCAAGTTTGATTTGTAA
- a CDS encoding endonuclease/exonuclease/phosphatase family protein: MRTIIKIYFLSLFSVSSLTAQSKKYKIHTAAFYNFENLFDTINDPSTNDDEWTPTGKQHWTKEKYEQKLRNLSRVISEIGTPENPNPPTLIGCSEVENRGVIEDLIKQEKTANYDYGIIHFDSPDQRGIDVALLYQKKYFRPTSFSNIPLVIYKKEPVQEIQNEDLGDVEIKVDKNRIFTRDQLLVTGFLEDEEIHIIVNHWPSRSGGEKASSPYRAAAGRLNRKIIDSLQQINPLAKVITMGDLNDGPFNKSVKTALGAKGKKSETLEFETYNPFEEMAEKGMGTLAFRDSWDIFDQIIMTQSFLKPDSSGYKFWKAGIFNPPYLIQALGKYKGYPLRNTLAEAGFSDHFAVYVYLIKEFSR; the protein is encoded by the coding sequence ATGCGTACTATTATCAAAATTTATTTTCTTTCTCTTTTTTCGGTTTCATCTTTAACTGCTCAGTCCAAAAAGTATAAAATCCATACCGCGGCATTCTATAATTTCGAAAATCTTTTTGATACCATCAATGACCCCAGTACAAATGACGACGAATGGACTCCGACCGGAAAACAGCATTGGACAAAAGAAAAATACGAACAAAAATTAAGAAATCTTTCAAGGGTAATTTCTGAAATAGGAACGCCTGAAAACCCTAATCCGCCAACTTTAATAGGCTGTTCCGAAGTTGAAAACCGTGGTGTGATCGAAGATTTAATAAAACAGGAAAAAACAGCGAATTATGATTACGGAATCATTCATTTTGATTCACCGGATCAGCGTGGAATTGATGTGGCGCTTTTGTATCAAAAAAAGTATTTCCGACCAACCTCTTTTTCTAATATTCCCTTAGTAATTTACAAGAAAGAACCTGTTCAGGAAATTCAAAATGAAGATTTAGGTGATGTTGAAATCAAAGTTGATAAGAATCGGATTTTCACAAGGGATCAGCTTTTGGTAACGGGATTTTTGGAAGATGAGGAAATTCATATAATCGTAAATCACTGGCCTTCGAGATCGGGCGGGGAAAAAGCGAGCAGTCCTTACAGAGCAGCTGCGGGGAGATTAAACAGAAAAATTATCGATTCGCTGCAACAAATAAATCCGCTTGCCAAAGTAATAACGATGGGAGATTTGAACGATGGACCTTTTAATAAAAGTGTAAAAACAGCATTGGGAGCAAAAGGTAAAAAATCAGAAACCTTAGAATTTGAGACTTACAATCCGTTTGAAGAAATGGCAGAGAAGGGGATGGGAACACTTGCCTTTCGGGATTCCTGGGATATTTTTGACCAGATTATCATGACACAGTCTTTTTTAAAACCGGATTCTTCAGGATACAAATTCTGGAAAGCTGGGATTTTTAATCCGCCATATCTCATTCAGGCTTTAGGAAAATATAAAGGATATCCGCTTCGAAATACATTGGCAGAAGCTGGGTTTAGCGATCATTTTGCGGTTTATGTTTATTTGATAAAAGAATTTTCGAGGTAG
- a CDS encoding serine hydrolase domain-containing protein translates to MKKILVFVFFLSFFSSFYAQNSTFAENIRIQYKIPELVYAVVSSDSIFEMETLGYQRYNSSFKAKINDKFRLGSLTKTVTSYIAAILVKEGKIKWDTGFFDLYPELKAKSNPKIYNFTLQDLITFRAHIPTWSYGNETPVQKEIKGNDQQQRYEFMAWFLKQNFTISEKQDVYWSNPSYVAAGLMLEKATGKSYETLVKELGMSLNIDFGFGQPNLMDENEPWGHDENLKPEKPALNYKLNWLSSAGNINCSLPDYCKFAQMHLQGLLGKSKMFTAEEFALMHNGLPEFSFGWYPETDMKTGLNYSFHYGNPGTFLTKVYLCKTINKAFVIFANVQSEEADKGLMLLLEKLKKQYGG, encoded by the coding sequence ATGAAAAAAATCCTTGTTTTCGTCTTTTTTCTTAGCTTCTTTTCTTCCTTTTATGCACAAAACAGCACATTCGCAGAGAACATCCGGATTCAGTATAAAATTCCGGAACTCGTTTATGCTGTAGTTTCTTCAGATTCTATATTCGAAATGGAAACTTTGGGATATCAGCGGTACAATTCCTCTTTTAAGGCAAAAATAAATGACAAATTTCGTTTAGGTTCTTTAACCAAAACGGTTACAAGTTATATTGCTGCAATATTAGTTAAAGAAGGAAAAATCAAATGGGACACGGGATTCTTTGATTTATATCCGGAACTAAAAGCAAAAAGCAATCCTAAAATTTATAATTTCACTTTACAAGACCTTATAACTTTTAGAGCCCATATTCCGACATGGTCGTATGGAAACGAAACTCCAGTCCAAAAAGAAATTAAAGGAAACGATCAGCAGCAACGATATGAATTTATGGCGTGGTTTTTAAAACAAAACTTCACTATCTCTGAAAAACAAGATGTTTACTGGTCAAATCCAAGTTATGTTGCTGCCGGATTAATGCTCGAAAAAGCAACGGGTAAAAGCTATGAAACACTGGTAAAAGAGTTGGGCATGAGCTTAAACATTGATTTTGGTTTTGGACAGCCGAATTTAATGGATGAAAACGAGCCCTGGGGACATGATGAAAATTTAAAACCTGAAAAACCTGCTCTAAATTACAAACTAAACTGGCTTTCATCTGCAGGAAATATCAATTGCAGCCTGCCTGATTATTGCAAATTTGCACAGATGCATCTGCAGGGTTTACTGGGGAAATCCAAAATGTTTACGGCCGAAGAATTTGCTTTGATGCATAACGGTTTACCTGAATTTTCATTTGGATGGTATCCTGAAACGGATATGAAAACCGGCTTAAACTATTCTTTTCACTACGGAAATCCCGGAACATTTTTAACCAAAGTGTATCTTTGTAAAACAATCAATAAAGCTTTCGTCATTTTTGCCAATGTACAGTCTGAGGAAGCTGACAAAGGACTAATGCTTCTTCTGGAGAAATTAAAGAAACAATATGGCGGCTGA
- a CDS encoding T9SS type A sorting domain-containing protein, with the protein MKKHLLFLTLFLFAVQSWSQQINEASGWLESVFVKWQPVSNAQTYNVYYTGGGITDRKIDNQLIRSYGSYFRADIPGLKAGTYTVKIKPVISGVEGNGTTTGSLTVKAHDRSGFAFANSRVPGAYNADGTPKSNAVIIYITQQTKNTVSLDVTGATSNPCVGLQTILDGYKKGKDLRPLIIRMVGQITDPSYMLNGDIVIENNKNASSYITLEGIGDDAVADGWGIRVKNASNIEIRNIGTMNCDSGEGDNIGLQQDNDYVWVHNCDFFYGNAGSDADQIKGDGALDCKKSTYITFSYNHFWDSGKSNLLGLSEGTTTGLYITYHHNWYDHSDSRHPRVRYYSAHVYNNYYDGNSKYGVGSTLGSSVFVEANYFRNCKYPMLTSMQGTDVYNGATGTFSSEDGGTIKAFNNTMSGQTRFVGYNASSYPVEFDAYVASTRNETISSSITSKKGAKTYNNFDTNSSIMYSYTPDSPETARTNVMQYAGRVSGGDLKWTFNNAVDDTADAVNTGLKAALTNYQTNLVYVQDGTTQPAGSQTLTSTNNNSQTVVNGTAINTIVFTWGGTATDASVTGLPASGLNFVKNTSAKTITITGTPTANVSYSVTTSGTGTASTASGTITVTTSTPSSAEIHNFTASGKTSSFYNITGNLSTTKGTVNYNGLTLTQCLKIESSTSITFTTTQASTLTLVFVESAATIKVDNVDRTASGGIVTVSLAAGSHTITKKDTSNLFYMSTSYNSGTLRIAKTEEVSEPADAKIFLYPNPVSGTLYVSDPNQKIEKVLIYNISGLLVKTIQKGTESLHINELPTGTYLAKIFTAGGTANQTLLKN; encoded by the coding sequence ATGAAAAAACACCTACTTTTTCTGACGTTATTTCTTTTTGCCGTACAATCATGGTCACAGCAAATCAACGAAGCCAGCGGATGGCTTGAATCTGTTTTTGTAAAATGGCAGCCTGTAAGCAATGCCCAAACCTATAATGTCTATTATACAGGCGGAGGCATAACGGATCGTAAAATTGACAATCAGCTTATAAGAAGCTACGGAAGCTATTTTAGAGCCGATATTCCGGGCTTAAAAGCCGGAACCTATACCGTTAAAATTAAACCGGTTATTTCCGGGGTTGAAGGAAACGGAACCACTACAGGATCTTTAACCGTTAAAGCTCATGACCGATCCGGATTTGCTTTTGCCAACTCACGTGTTCCGGGAGCTTATAATGCAGACGGAACTCCTAAAAGCAATGCCGTAATTATTTACATCACACAACAGACTAAGAATACTGTTTCTCTTGATGTAACCGGAGCAACTTCAAATCCCTGCGTTGGGCTTCAAACTATTCTGGACGGATACAAAAAAGGAAAGGATTTAAGGCCTCTTATTATTCGTATGGTAGGGCAGATAACTGATCCTTCGTATATGCTGAATGGCGATATCGTGATCGAAAACAATAAAAATGCTTCTAGTTATATAACATTGGAAGGAATTGGAGACGACGCTGTAGCAGACGGCTGGGGAATTAGAGTTAAAAATGCTTCTAACATAGAAATTAGAAATATCGGTACTATGAACTGCGACAGCGGTGAAGGTGATAATATTGGACTGCAGCAGGACAACGATTATGTCTGGGTTCACAATTGTGATTTCTTTTACGGAAACGCCGGAAGCGATGCCGATCAAATAAAAGGAGACGGTGCTCTGGACTGCAAAAAATCAACGTATATTACTTTTTCATACAATCATTTTTGGGATTCAGGAAAATCAAATCTGTTAGGTTTAAGCGAAGGAACAACAACAGGTTTATATATCACCTATCACCACAACTGGTATGACCATTCAGATTCGCGTCATCCCCGCGTGAGATATTATTCTGCACACGTTTACAACAATTATTATGATGGGAATTCTAAATACGGAGTTGGATCTACTTTAGGTTCATCTGTATTTGTAGAAGCTAATTATTTTAGAAATTGTAAATACCCTATGCTGACTTCAATGCAGGGAACAGATGTATACAATGGCGCAACAGGAACATTCTCTAGCGAGGATGGAGGAACGATTAAAGCTTTCAATAATACTATGAGCGGTCAGACAAGATTTGTAGGTTATAATGCCTCATCATATCCTGTTGAATTTGATGCCTACGTTGCTTCTACCCGAAATGAAACCATAAGCAGCAGTATTACTTCTAAAAAAGGAGCTAAAACCTATAACAATTTTGACACAAATTCAAGCATAATGTATTCTTATACTCCTGACAGTCCGGAAACTGCCAGAACAAATGTAATGCAGTATGCCGGACGCGTTTCAGGAGGCGATTTAAAATGGACTTTCAACAATGCCGTAGATGATACTGCCGATGCTGTAAATACAGGTTTAAAGGCTGCACTCACAAATTATCAAACTAATTTAGTTTATGTTCAGGACGGAACCACTCAACCGGCAGGAAGCCAAACTTTAACCTCAACAAATAACAACAGTCAGACAGTTGTAAACGGTACAGCTATCAATACGATCGTATTTACCTGGGGAGGAACTGCAACAGATGCTTCTGTAACAGGACTGCCGGCTTCCGGACTTAATTTTGTAAAAAATACTTCGGCAAAAACCATTACCATTACCGGAACTCCAACTGCAAATGTTTCCTATTCTGTTACTACCAGCGGTACAGGAACTGCCTCAACAGCATCAGGAACAATAACAGTAACTACAAGTACGCCATCAAGTGCTGAAATCCACAATTTTACTGCTTCTGGAAAAACGAGCTCTTTTTATAACATAACCGGAAATCTTTCGACCACAAAAGGAACCGTAAACTATAACGGACTCACACTTACACAATGTCTAAAAATAGAATCCTCTACAAGCATAACCTTTACCACGACTCAGGCCAGCACACTGACTCTTGTATTTGTAGAAAGTGCTGCAACTATCAAAGTGGATAATGTTGACAGAACGGCTTCGGGAGGAATTGTAACTGTATCTTTAGCAGCCGGAAGTCATACAATTACGAAAAAAGACACTTCAAACTTATTCTATATGAGCACTTCATACAATAGCGGAACGCTTAGAATTGCCAAAACAGAAGAAGTTTCAGAGCCAGCTGATGCAAAAATATTCTTGTATCCAAACCCGGTTTCCGGAACTTTATATGTATCTGACCCAAATCAGAAAATTGAAAAAGTTTTGATTTATAATATCTCAGGTTTACTTGTAAAAACGATCCAAAAGGGCACAGAAAGTCTGCACATAAACGAACTTCCTACAGGAACTTATTTAGCCAAAATTTTTACTGCTGGAGGCACTGCAAATCAGACTCTTCTTAAAAATTAA